The following coding sequences are from one Candidatus Paceibacterota bacterium window:
- a CDS encoding DUF1080 domain-containing protein, with product MRTTLPKLWVAALLACFATTLTGPAAETPREGRWESIFNGKDLSGWVPVHDVTFAVTNGNLRLVTGMGWLRSEKQYGDFILEAEWRALVPQYDSGLFLRAGLDGKPWPKDGWQVNLLRSALGSLVKGYKTMVPAETPPMPLNTWVKFRIEARGNKITLDVDGERAWEFNQLDAARGYIGIQAENKAFDFRNLRIQELPPTQKAGSP from the coding sequence ATGCGAACGACACTGCCGAAACTCTGGGTGGCCGCTCTGCTGGCCTGCTTCGCCACAACTCTAACGGGCCCGGCCGCTGAAACTCCCAGGGAGGGGCGCTGGGAATCAATCTTCAACGGCAAAGACCTGTCGGGCTGGGTGCCGGTGCATGATGTGACTTTTGCGGTCACCAACGGCAATCTGCGCCTTGTCACCGGCATGGGCTGGCTGCGGTCGGAGAAACAATACGGCGATTTCATTCTCGAAGCCGAGTGGCGCGCGCTGGTGCCGCAGTACGACAGCGGTCTTTTTCTCCGCGCCGGCCTGGACGGCAAGCCGTGGCCCAAGGACGGCTGGCAGGTCAACCTCTTGCGCAGCGCGCTCGGCAGCCTCGTCAAAGGCTACAAGACCATGGTGCCTGCCGAGACGCCGCCGATGCCTTTGAATACATGGGTCAAGTTCCGCATCGAAGCCCGCGGCAACAAGATCACATTGGACGTGGACGGCGAGCGGGCCTGGGAGTTCAACCAACTGGACGCTGCCCGCGGCTACATCGGCATCCAGGCGGAGAATAAGGCTTTCGACTTCCGCAACCTCCGCATCCAGGAACTGCCGCCAACGCAGAAGGCCGGTTCGCCATAA
- a CDS encoding Gfo/Idh/MocA family oxidoreductase, with translation MTTTQLQHETNDSHPITRRRFLAGTGASVLAFTALKPGLLRGAEANSKINIGLIGCGNRGKWVASLFQKHGGYNLVAVADYFQDHVDAVGDQFKVEAAMRFTGLAGYRQLLEQKLDAVLIESPPYFHPEQAAAAVDAGKHVFLAKPIAVDVPGCLTISESGKNATAKKLCFLVDFQTRACKVHQDAVKAVHDGEIGKIISAEAAYHCGPTWERMDQILRKDPKNPEVRLRAWGVDRLLSGDVITEQNIHALDITCWLLDAEPVRAYGTGGRTREFVGDCWDHFAVIFYFPNDVVVSFNSTQAGYGYDDIMCRVFGLKGTADVHYSDNVTVKAAEFHSAGKVGAIYSEGVENNIATFHDSITRGEHANPTVAASVRSNLTTILGRMAAYKNGVATWQEMMKAREKFTPDLKGLKA, from the coding sequence ATGACTACAACCCAACTCCAGCACGAAACAAATGACTCGCACCCCATCACCCGTCGGCGCTTTCTCGCCGGCACTGGCGCCTCGGTCCTGGCTTTCACCGCCTTGAAACCCGGACTGCTGCGGGGCGCGGAGGCGAACTCGAAAATCAACATCGGCCTGATTGGCTGCGGCAACCGCGGCAAATGGGTCGCCAGCCTCTTCCAGAAACACGGCGGTTACAACCTCGTCGCGGTGGCGGATTACTTTCAGGACCACGTGGACGCCGTGGGCGACCAGTTCAAGGTGGAAGCGGCGATGCGTTTCACCGGCCTGGCCGGCTACCGCCAGCTGTTGGAACAAAAGCTCGACGCGGTGCTGATCGAAAGCCCGCCTTACTTCCACCCCGAGCAGGCCGCCGCCGCCGTTGACGCCGGCAAGCACGTCTTCTTGGCCAAGCCGATTGCCGTGGATGTGCCCGGCTGCCTCACCATCAGCGAGAGCGGCAAAAACGCAACGGCGAAGAAGCTCTGCTTCCTCGTGGACTTCCAGACGCGCGCCTGCAAAGTGCATCAGGACGCGGTCAAAGCCGTCCACGACGGCGAGATCGGCAAGATCATCTCGGCCGAGGCGGCGTACCACTGCGGCCCCACCTGGGAACGCATGGACCAGATCCTCCGCAAGGACCCGAAGAACCCCGAAGTGCGCCTGCGCGCGTGGGGCGTGGACCGTCTGCTGTCCGGCGACGTCATCACTGAACAGAACATCCATGCCCTTGATATCACCTGCTGGCTGCTCGACGCCGAGCCGGTGCGCGCTTATGGCACCGGCGGACGCACACGCGAGTTTGTCGGCGACTGCTGGGACCACTTCGCGGTCATCTTCTACTTCCCAAACGACGTGGTGGTGAGCTTCAACTCCACTCAGGCCGGCTACGGTTACGACGACATCATGTGCCGCGTGTTCGGCCTCAAGGGCACTGCCGACGTGCATTATTCCGACAACGTCACTGTCAAAGCCGCTGAATTCCACAGCGCCGGCAAGGTGGGCGCCATTTACAGCGAAGGCGTGGAGAACAACATCGCGACTTTCCACGACAGCATCACCAGGGGCGAACACGCCAACCCAACCGTCGCCGCCAGCGTCCGCAGCAATCTCACCACCATCCTGGGGCGCATGGCCGCCTACAAGAACGGCGTGGCCACGTGGCAGGAAATGATGAAGGCCAGGGAAAAGTTCACCCCCGACCTCAAAGGCTTGAAGGCGTGA